The window tgtttttttcttttccccCTCTACGAAATATAGCATGATAAATGATTGTTcctatttttctttcttctgagTTTTACTAAGCCTTTGGACAATCCTTTGAAATATGACCAGTTTCGTTACAGTTGTAACAAAGCCTGTCATTTTGACAGTCTCTGGACATGTGTCCAGCTTGACCACAGGTGTAACATTTCAAACCACTGATGCCATCCTCTTTCATACAGTCCTTGGCCATATGATTTGGGCCACCACATTTATAGCATGAAACCTTGGAGAATCTAGTAGCCTTCTTTGGTTCAGGGCATTCCCTGGAGATGTGACCGGTTTGATTACAGTTAAAACAACGTTGCACATTACATTCACTTCTAACATGACCAGTTTCACCACAGTTGTAACATTGCTTGAATTCAACAGTTCTTGGCATGGTACAATCTGTTTGAACGTGACCAGGCTTGTTACAGTTGTAACATAGTCTTTCGGAATCACAGTCTTCGGCCAAGTGACCAATCTTACCACAAACGTAACAGGCTTTCTGGGACATTATTTCGTATTCTGTTGCTTTCctgatttgaaaagaaaaccttTGAACAATATAGCTCCTCAAGTACCTATCAATACAGAAGAATCTTCTCTAATTCATCGATGACCTTGCTACAGCTACCgtcaaaaagaagagggaacgaaaagaaaaatttttcagtatttCGTCTATCATGATACTCCAACGGTTCGTAACTTTCCATTGGATTCCGTTAAGCTTTACAAGTAACGAAGTGCAATCTATACCTGGTCTAATCATGCGAGTCTAATCGCCATCTCTTGCTGGAATAGTTGTGAACGTCTAGATTGAGTTCTCGCAGACGATCTTCTTCTATAGCAGCTTCCCATTGCTCTATCGGGTCGGAGTCGGCAACTATAATGCCGTACTCAACAGTATCTTCAAATAGGTCATATGCTAACATTCTTAACTCAGGGTCGtagtaatattttttcccGTTAGGTTGCTGCTTTGGAGGTTTGTTCTGAACCCTTGGAGAACGGGGTTTGTTGGAGAGATTTAATTGATAAATACAAAGGGATGTGAGAGCTTCTGGGGCCAAAACGTAATTGCAGAAATCGGTTATCCCCCACCATTTCAGAGTTGCAGGCTGATCGCGCGTGAGTTCTCTTCTGTACCTTTTAGCGATTTCTTCGCCAACCCTTAACTGTCTTTTTAAACCATAAAAACCAGCCGTAAATTTGttcaaattcaattttCTAAACTCATCCACAGACAAATAGGCCTTATGTGAATTTTTGTATGCATTTTTTGCCTTAAAATAGTAGGCTGACGAAATCCTGCCCTTCAGTATGTCCACTGCAATGGGCATGAAGGGTTCTACTTCATTCAACAGCTCATCCGTAAACAATATGGGTGGTAGATTGAACTTTCTCGTATATTCTTCTCTTGTCtgaagtttttttattatctgTTGCTTGGAACTCAAAGAGCTTTGTAaggatagttttttttcctcaggaaatgaagatgagaaAACTTGATTATCTTCCACTGCTGATAGTTCAGCCTCCAAGAGTAATTTTTTACCGTCtaaaatattattgctTCTGCATTTGATAGACTCGATATCTTCATTCTTCAGATTCTGTACTAGTGGAATAGAATTATTTccgtcttcttcttcttctttctcttccttcttttcgATCCGTGAGTTCTCAGTAGCTTTTGTCTCGGAATCTGAAGAGGGCTTCAAGTCACCATCATGTGTGGTCACCGACACACCCTTTTTGACCTTTGTTTTGTCTTTAATGATATCATCTGCTCTACCACGCTTTCTTACGGGAGAAGACGCCTCGTGGTTCGACAATGCATCACTCTCTGTATCCTGTATGTCATGTTTGCTCTGTCTCTTCATTAACAGTAAGTTGTTAGCACTCCCCTTCTTTGTGGAATAAACACACCTTCTCCTCACTTGATTAAGTCCTGTATTAGACTTAGCCATCTCTGCTCAACTATCCCAATAGTTGGTAATACCAACCTCGAGAGAACTAACaatgccttttttttgattatgaTGTGATCTCATCGCTGCATTTTCAaaccttttcattttagcGACGCAATAACTAtataggaaaaaaaaaattccatcATACCTTAACAATAGGGACGCAGTGTAAAAAGTACATGACCACTTGCAATgttcaaagaaatttttaagAAGTTACTGCTCTATGCGCTACCGAATACTGaaggctttttttttgtatgaCGATGGGTTTTGAATTCTCGATCTATTTTGCTCTCTTGAATCTATCCCAAAACAACCTTTTTTGGGAATTCGCtatacttttttcattaccaTTAAATAAACATCCGTATGTggtttatatatatatgtaaaaCTGATAGTAGTAATGATAGTGCATATGTTTCTGGTGGTTGAAAACAGGAATGCTACAAAGTTTGACCTTGAAGGTGAACCTTTTTCTGGTTTTTAATCTTTCACATACGAAAAAACCCTGAAGAATCAAAACGTAAAAATATTTAACAATGGTGATGGAAATAGTGAAAATTAGTAGAGAAAAGTATCTCATTTTCGCTCTACCTGCTCCAATTATTTCATATTAAATTCTTATTTCACTTGTCATGCCTTTGATTATAGCAGAATTaagtaaaataaaaacctTGCACCACAGCCTAAATGCATAAGAATTTGAGTATGTTTTCACTACTTCAATCAACTTAGCTCTTACAGAATGAGAGTTTTGGCTAGCACGTCGCTGGTGTACAGGCAAAAAGTATATAGTCCAACAGCGCTTCAGGATGTCAACCAGTTCGGCTATCGATATCCTTAATCAAAAGACCATTACTTCTAAAGTAGCTGCTTTGGTGACTTCAAAGTATTTGCAAAGTACGTTTTCTAAGAATAATACGAGTAATATTGAGGATGAAAGATTTATTCACGTTAGCTCGCGTTCTCATTCAAGGTTTACGTCAAGCCCTGTAACTCCTAATGAAGTCCTTTCTCTAAAGTTCCACGTATCGGGCTCATCAATGGCATACAGTAGAATGGATGGCTCTTTGACTGTTTGGTTCATCAAAGATGCAAGTTTTGACAAATCTATAAAAGTTTATATTCCAGACTGTTGTGGTTCAGATAAACTGGCGACTGATTTCTCTTGGAACCCTACGTCTTTAAATCAAATGGCCGTTGTGAGTAATTCATCAGAGATATCTTTACTGttcatcaatgaaaaatcgCTAAAGGCGTCTAAATTAAGGACCTTATCATTGGGAAACAAGACTAAAGCCAACACTTGTCTTTACGACCCATTAGGAAATTGGTTATTAGCTACTACTAAATCTGAGAAAATTTACTTATTTAATGTGAAGAAGGATCACAGTCTTGTATCTTCTTTAAATGTTGGCGATATAAGTCCTAACGATAATGACGTTGTATATTCCTTGGCATGGAGCAATAACGGAAGTCATATATTTGTTGGCTTTAAAAGTGGTCATTTGGTCATCTTGAAAGCAAAAGATGGCAATTTAGTCGTTTCCACCAATATCAAAGCCCACACCGGTCCAATAACCGGTATTAAGATGGACCCATGGGGAAGATACTTTATTACTGGTAGCATTGATGGTAACTGCTACATTTGGGGGTTGAAGTCGTTATGTTGTGAATTGGTAATCCATGATCTAGACTCTGCTGTAATAACTTTGGACGTCTGTCATTTAGGTAAAATACTGGGAATTTGcacagaagatgaaatggTATATTTTTATGATCTTAATAGTGGTAGCTTACTTCAGTCTAAATCTTTAGCCAACTACGATACCGATCCAgttttgaagttttatCCCAATAAGTCTTGGTATATTATGTCAGGCAAAAATGATACTTTATCGAACCACTTTgttaaaaatgaagagaatCTAATTACTTACTGGAAACACATGGTTGATAGCACGATAATTGAAAAACGTAGGAAGAATAACGGCAACAGTAACAATCACAGTAAAAGGATTGGAAAGAACGGTGACCGCATTGTCAAAGATAGGCCGAGTAGattcaattcaaaaaagtagACCACCTAGAAGGAATGTGATAAATAAcatccattttcttttggtcAATATATTTACATGTAATTGAGGATAAGctaatatatatgtaacATTATGAACGTACTTGTTTATTAACGAATTCAATTATCCGCTAAAAGGAATTCGGTGCTGCGAAAGTATTCTTTGGGTACATATTCATTAATCTCATCTTTTGTCAACCAAGCATAATCCTTAAAAGTATCATTTTTCTGTGCCATCAATTCAAACTTCCCCGCCAGAATGTGAGACTTCACAATAAATTCTGCTGTAGCGTTCTCTTCATTCTGCAACACACCAATGGGGGTGGCAGACACAGACCAAGTATGCATCTGATCACCGCCCAGCAATCTCAATTCATCCTCTGCATGTACGTGTAAGGGTTTCAATTCATCAGAAAGGTCAAAGTTAGGAAATTTCCAAATACCACTTTTATCTTTTAGCAACAGATATAAGGTTCTACTTAATTGTCTTTCCAGGCTTTTGGTATCATTTGATCTGTCAGCTTCTGTTATTCTATCGTTGGGGGCTACGGGTCTGTTAACATCGTCTCTGCCATGCTCTTTATCTTTGGTGGGGGATGTTGCCGTGTTATCGTTAGATAACTTAATTTCTTGCTTGGTACTTCTTTCTCTACCATGTTTGATATCCGGTATACCTTTAGGAAACCATataccatttttcttggaaatGGGCCCCTTCTGTTGCGATAAGAATTTATGTTCCGCCACGGTACCCTTcttaaaataaaaatatgcTGGAAATGTCCACATTAATCTCTTTTCTAGTTTTGACTGGTACTCGTAATAATGCTTTTCTAGGTCATTTAATTCTGATTTTATTATAGGGATTCTTGACAGAAGTATTCCAACTTTGATCTTAGGTGAAGTGGAAGTGGCCTTTGCTGTTGCAGTTGCCAGCCctcttttcatcattgaatttattCTCATAATAGAGGTGCTGGATAAGGGCATAGTTTCATGTAGGTCTTGTGAAGTTTATTGAATTATTTGgccttttcctttcttttttcatttttattgaagCTTCAAAAAACCGAGAATATGGCGGAAAATGTGAATAGaattttaaaagaagatagGATGATACTACTACACTTGCAACATACTAATCATGTGAGTACGTAAAGAAGATCGTTTTAACAACAGAGcaaaaaatgagagaaaactaaaaaatatatagaGAGGTAATTAGTCTTATATATGTGTAAACAGAATTAGTAAAGAGGAGAGATATTAGctttgctgttgttgttgctgttgttggtTCAGCATATTCATCAAGGAATTCAACTGGGCAGTAGGGTCAAATTGTTGCTGAGGTACAGGGGGCGCTGGGGCGGGGGGACCTTGAGGAGGTAATGGTTGATTGGGGGCGTAACCGTATTGCTGCTGCATCATAGGCTGCACGTATTGCTGCGGTGGAGGAGATGCTAGTGGGGCATTGCCATAGGGTACTGGggatattgaagatatgCTACCAGATTTGCTAGGCTTACCAGAACGTGGACCATTTCTGCCCGAATCAGTGGGCATCTTTTGAGATATTGCCTTGGAAGAAACACCTTCACCCACAATAATATCCGGctcttcaaaaacaataccGGTAACCAAAGGTTGACCAGAAGTACCTCCCCACTGGGCACTTACGGACCACTTTTTATCAGCATCCGTGAGTCTGTGCATTGGGATAATGCTGTAACCGTGTTGATAATCACAACAGTCTCTTGGGCCAAAACCAACTCCCCATCTAGTTCTCAATGGTAAGGAGCCGTCTTTATTGAAGTTTTGCAAAACGTTTTCAGCTTCATGCCTTGAATACACTTTTACAAAAGCATGTTTCCTagaattattcaaaatgaCGCTTTGCACTTCAGCAAAGGGCCTGAGTACGTTAGCCAGATCCCACTCCTTCATGTTTAGTGGTACACCACCGATGAAAAGAGTACGACTGTAAACTTTGATATGATCGGGTGGTAATGTGGAGTCGTAGCTTACTGGTTTCGGTCTATAATGAGGGTTATTGGAAACATTAAGTTCATCCGGGTATAAATGGTGATTGTTTGTGCCAAATGTCGTATTAGGGGCACCTATGCTGTACTGATCCTGAGCTACGGATGGATAGCGGTCCTTCCTTCCCGCCAATGGTTGAGGAAAAGGTGCTGGGGGAGACCTAGATCTATTCCTTCTAGAATGGTACCTTTCCCTTTCCCTTTCACGTTCACGTCTGCTACCGTATTCTGTTATTGTATGAGTTTGAGATGGTGTGATAGTGGCCACGGTCTGTGAAGAGGAAGTTTTGAAATGTTTTTGCAGAGCAGCTATTAGGTGAAATAAAGCGGTCTGTTGCTTGGCTGGATCTGTGGAAGTTAAATCTATAGGCACACTTATGTTCAAGTTTAAGGGAgaacttttcttcaaatttgataAGATTTGTTTCGATCTCTGTTTGGGATCCGATGATAATTGTTGTGAGGCAGCGGTTGCTGTAGTATTTGTTATATCCATGGCGAAGCACTTCGACCTGATGGCATTCAAGTAgctcttttgaaacaaacCGGATCTGTCCCAGATGTCCAAAAGCATACgaattttttccttatgGTCTTGATTACTTTTTGCAATAGCATCGGATAGCAGTTCTTGAATTACTTCGCCCAACGTGCTTATGGCATGGGCACAAGTACCGGGCTtactgctgctgttgtttgAAGTTGATCTCGTTTCATCCAAGTAAGCTCTACCTATTGAATCGATGATATATAAAGAACCTAATTTATGAGAATCGGGGCAAAGTCTTGAGTAGTCTATTATCAAAGATATGATTTTTGATTCGATATCAATGTGATCAAGTGCGTAAGTGGTTAGTTTCTTTATACGAGAACCTGAAATACcagatttcaaatctttgaatGATTCCAAGGTAGCtacaaaattttgaaaatcgTCGTCCTGCTGCATAGTGGTTGTTTTAGTATGTTTGTTTCTTTCCTGTAACTCCTGCCTGGGGAAAAGTAATAGAAATAATATGAAATCAGAGAAAACTacaatacaaaaaaaatagacgatagtttatttttcttttgcttgaAATTATAGGTTGTAGCAATGGATACGGTAACGTAACTAATTGTAAGAAGAGCCCTTGATTGGTGAGTTAGTTGTGTACAATACGATGATACGATGCGATACGATACGAAAACAATACAATAAGGTTGCCGAGTACTAAATTTTAATGTAAGTTAAAAGAACATAAGAAAGGTAGAGGGGGagttattaaaaaaagtCGAAGAATTAGGAGGAAGAACAAAACACCAGCCcttttatacttttttcttccactcCTCCGCTTTGATGGGtggcaaaaaaagaatcaaaatttgaC is drawn from Saccharomyces mikatae IFO 1815 strain IFO1815 genome assembly, chromosome: 14 and contains these coding sequences:
- the NRD1 gene encoding Nrd1 complex RNA-binding subunit (similar to Saccharomyces cerevisiae NRD1 (YNL251C); ancestral locus Anc_1.109); its protein translation is MQQDDDFQNFVATLESFKDLKSGISGSRIKKLTTYALDHIDIESKIISLIIDYSRLCPDSHKLGSLYIIDSIGRAYLDETRSTSNNSSSKPGTCAHAISTLGEVIQELLSDAIAKSNQDHKEKIRMLLDIWDRSGLFQKSYLNAIRSKCFAMDITNTTATAASQQLSSDPKQRSKQILSNLKKSSPLNLNISVPIDLTSTDPAKQQTALFHLIAALQKHFKTSSSQTVATITPSQTHTITEYGSRRERERERERYHSRRNRSRSPPAPFPQPLAGRKDRYPSVAQDQYSIGAPNTTFGTNNHHLYPDELNVSNNPHYRPKPVSYDSTLPPDHIKVYSRTLFIGGVPLNMKEWDLANVLRPFAEVQSVILNNSRKHAFVKVYSRHEAENVLQNFNKDGSLPLRTRWGVGFGPRDCCDYQHGYSIIPMHRLTDADKKWSVSAQWGGTSGQPLVTGIVFEEPDIIVGEGVSSKAISQKMPTDSGRNGPRSGKPSKSGSISSISPVPYGNAPLASPPPQQYVQPMMQQQYGYAPNQPLPPQGPPAPAPPVPQQQFDPTAQLNSLMNMLNQQQQQQQQS
- the GIS2 gene encoding mRNA-binding translational activator GIS2 (similar to Saccharomyces cerevisiae GIS2 (YNL255C); ancestral locus Anc_1.105), which codes for MSQKACYVCGKIGHLAEDCDSERLCYNCNKPGHVQTDCTMPRTVEFKQCYNCGETGHVRSECNVQRCFNCNQTGHISRECPEPKKATRFSKVSCYKCGGPNHMAKDCMKEDGISGLKCYTCGQAGHMSRDCQNDRLCYNCNETGHISKDCPKA
- the RTC4 gene encoding Rtc4p (similar to Saccharomyces cerevisiae RTC4 (YNL254C); ancestral locus Anc_1.106), with the translated sequence MAKSNTGLNQVRRRCVYSTKKGSANNLLLMKRQSKHDIQDTESDALSNHEASSPVRKRGRADDIIKDKTKVKKGVSVTTHDGDLKPSSDSETKATENSRIEKKEEKEEEEDGNNSIPLVQNLKNEDIESIKCRSNNILDGKKLLLEAELSAVEDNQVFSSSFPEEKKLSLQSSLSSKQQIIKKLQTREEYTRKFNLPPILFTDELLNEVEPFMPIAVDILKGRISSAYYFKAKNAYKNSHKAYLSVDEFRKLNLNKFTAGFYGLKRQLRVGEEIAKRYRRELTRDQPATLKWWGITDFCNYVLAPEALTSLCIYQLNLSNKPRSPRVQNKPPKQQPNGKKYYYDPELRMLAYDLFEDTVEYGIIVADSDPIEQWEAAIEEDRLRELNLDVHNYSSKRWRLDSHD
- the TEX1 gene encoding Tex1p (similar to Saccharomyces cerevisiae TEX1 (YNL253W); ancestral locus Anc_1.107), with amino-acid sequence MSTSSAIDILNQKTITSKVAALVTSKYLQSTFSKNNTSNIEDERFIHVSSRSHSRFTSSPVTPNEVLSLKFHVSGSSMAYSRMDGSLTVWFIKDASFDKSIKVYIPDCCGSDKLATDFSWNPTSLNQMAVVSNSSEISLLFINEKSLKASKLRTLSLGNKTKANTCLYDPLGNWLLATTKSEKIYLFNVKKDHSLVSSLNVGDISPNDNDVVYSLAWSNNGSHIFVGFKSGHLVILKAKDGNLVVSTNIKAHTGPITGIKMDPWGRYFITGSIDGNCYIWGLKSLCCELVIHDLDSAVITLDVCHLGKILGICTEDEMVYFYDLNSGSLLQSKSLANYDTDPVLKFYPNKSWYIMSGKNDTLSNHFVKNEENLITYWKHMVDSTIIEKRRKNNGNSNNHSKRIGKNGDRIVKDRPSRFNSKK
- the MRPL17 gene encoding mitochondrial 54S ribosomal protein mL46 (similar to Saccharomyces cerevisiae MRPL17 (YNL252C); ancestral locus Anc_1.108), with the translated sequence MPLSSTSIMRINSMMKRGLATATAKATSTSPKIKVGILLSRIPIIKSELNDLEKHYYEYQSKLEKRLMWTFPAYFYFKKGTVAEHKFLSQQKGPISKKNGIWFPKGIPDIKHGRERSTKQEIKLSNDNTATSPTKDKEHGRDDVNRPVAPNDRITEADRSNDTKSLERQLSRTLYLLLKDKSGIWKFPNFDLSDELKPLHVHAEDELRLLGGDQMHTWSVSATPIGVLQNEENATAEFIVKSHILAGKFELMAQKNDTFKDYAWLTKDEINEYVPKEYFRSTEFLLADN